From the genome of Carassius auratus strain Wakin chromosome 26, ASM336829v1, whole genome shotgun sequence, one region includes:
- the anp32b gene encoding acidic leucine-rich nuclear phosphoprotein 32 family member B isoform X2, with translation MDMKKRIHLELRNRTPSDVRELVLDNCRSNEGKIEGLTAEFVNLEFLSLINVGLLSVANLPKLGKLKKLELSDNRISGGLDVLAEKLPNLTHLNLSGNKLKDISTLEPLKKLDHLKSLDLFNCEVTNLNDYRESVFNLLPQLTYLDGYDMEDHEASDSDGEADGDGVDDDDDEEGEEEEDEDGEEEEFDEEEDDDDDEDEVEGEEDDEDGSGEDEEEDFGQDGEVEDDEDDDDDDDDEEEQGGKGEKRKREADDEDDDDDDEEDD, from the exons GTACGAGAACTCGTCCTTGACAACTGCAGATCAAATGAAGGGAAAATCGAAGGCCTCACAGCAGAATTTGTCAATCTTGAGTTTCTAAGTTTGATAAATGTTGGTCTACTCTCAGTCGCCAACCTCCCTAAACTCGGAAAACTTAAAAAG TTGGAACTCAGTGACAACAGAATCTCTGGTGGCCTTGATGTTTTAGCTGAAAAACTCCCCAATCTCACACATCTAAACCTAAGTGGCAACAAACTGAAAGACATCAGCACATTGGAACCCTTG AAAAAACTTGACCATTTGAAAAGTCTTGACCTTTTCAATTGCGAAGTCACAAACTTGAATGACTACCGGGAAAGTGTCTTCAATCTCCTTCCACAACTCACATATCTAGACGGCTACGATATGGAGGACCACGAGGCGTCAGACTCTGACGGAGAAGCTGATGGAGATGGGGtcgatgacgatgatgatgagg aaggagaagaagaggaggatgaagatggagaggaggaggagtttgacgaagaggaagatgatgacgatgatgaagaTGAGGTTGAAGgggaggaggatgatgaggatggGAGTGGAGAGGACGAG GAGGAAGACTTTGGTCAGGATGGAGAAGTAGAGGATGACgaagatgatgacgatgatgatgatgatgaag AAGAGCAAGGAGGCAAGGGTGAGAAGAGAAAACGAGAAGCAGACGATGAagatgatgacgacgatgatgagGAGGACGATTAA
- the anp32b gene encoding acidic leucine-rich nuclear phosphoprotein 32 family member B isoform X1 yields MDMKKRIHLELRNRTPSDVRELVLDNCRSNEGKIEGLTAEFVNLEFLSLINVGLLSVANLPKLGKLKKLELSDNRISGGLDVLAEKLPNLTHLNLSGNKLKDISTLEPLKKLDHLKSLDLFNCEVTNLNDYRESVFNLLPQLTYLDGYDMEDHEASDSDGEADGDGVDDDDDEEGEEEEDEDGEEEEFDEEEDDDDDEDEVEGEEDDEDGSGEDEEEDFGQDGEVEDDEDDDDDDDDEEEEQGGKGEKRKREADDEDDDDDDEEDD; encoded by the exons GTACGAGAACTCGTCCTTGACAACTGCAGATCAAATGAAGGGAAAATCGAAGGCCTCACAGCAGAATTTGTCAATCTTGAGTTTCTAAGTTTGATAAATGTTGGTCTACTCTCAGTCGCCAACCTCCCTAAACTCGGAAAACTTAAAAAG TTGGAACTCAGTGACAACAGAATCTCTGGTGGCCTTGATGTTTTAGCTGAAAAACTCCCCAATCTCACACATCTAAACCTAAGTGGCAACAAACTGAAAGACATCAGCACATTGGAACCCTTG AAAAAACTTGACCATTTGAAAAGTCTTGACCTTTTCAATTGCGAAGTCACAAACTTGAATGACTACCGGGAAAGTGTCTTCAATCTCCTTCCACAACTCACATATCTAGACGGCTACGATATGGAGGACCACGAGGCGTCAGACTCTGACGGAGAAGCTGATGGAGATGGGGtcgatgacgatgatgatgagg aaggagaagaagaggaggatgaagatggagaggaggaggagtttgacgaagaggaagatgatgacgatgatgaagaTGAGGTTGAAGgggaggaggatgatgaggatggGAGTGGAGAGGACGAG GAGGAAGACTTTGGTCAGGATGGAGAAGTAGAGGATGACgaagatgatgacgatgatgatgatgatgaag AAGAAGAGCAAGGAGGCAAGGGTGAGAAGAGAAAACGAGAAGCAGACGATGAagatgatgacgacgatgatgagGAGGACGATTAA
- the coro2aa gene encoding coronin-2A isoform X2, with protein sequence MTWRPQYRSSKYRHVFGKPATKENCYDGVPITRSVHDNHLCTVNPRFIAVITECAGGGAFLVLSINHTGKVDPHHPKVSGHRGNVLDIKWNPFNDFCIASCSEDTTVKIWDIPEHGVLKNMTLARKELQGHSRRVGLIEWHPTANNIIFSTGYDYQVMVWKLDVPEQVIKNPLRSISVHSDVVLSMSFNTDGSRLATSCKDKKIRVIDPRTGTLLQETNCKSHKASKVLFLGNLKMLLSTGNSRWNHRQIALWDQEDLSQPCYSEDLDGSSGVLFPFYDPDTHMLYIAGKGDGNIRYYEISPEKPYVHYLTEYRSLLPQKGMGVMPKRGLDVCSCEIFRFYKLVTIKSLIEPLSMIVPRRSESYQEDIYPMTAGNKPSVTADEWIAGLDKGPVMMSLRPGSKLESYVDPGSEKDPIGSMEAQHSCSRPGLSPLIQERLDAKEGNTRKLSPPTSLFPSTNEKSSSTTYVSNGQLDSTHCSPPKTENELRQMFYKQQEEIRRLKEQLNQKDVRIKQLELEIKNVRNSQANL encoded by the exons ATGACATGGCGTCCTCAGTACCGTAGTTCCAAGTATCGCCATGTGTTTGGAAAGCCGGCCACAAAAGAGAACTGCTATGATGGTGTCCCCATCACCCGGAGTGTTCATGACAATCACCTCTGCACCGTCAACCCTCGCTTTATCGCCGTCATCACTGAATGTGCAGGGGGTGGGGCCTTCCTGGTACTGTCCATCAATCAC ACCGGCAAGGTTGACCCTCATCATCCGAAGGTTTCTGGTCACAGAGGCAATGTACTTGACATCAAATGGAATCCCTTTAATGACTTCTGCATAGCATCTTGTTCAGAGGACACCACA GTAAAGATCTGGGATATCCCTGAACATGGTGTTTTGAAGAACATGACACTGGCTCGGAAGGAGCTGCAGGGTCATTCACGACGTGTCGGACTTATTGAATGGCATCCCACTGCTAACAACATCATTTTCAGTACTGGCTATGACTATCAG GTTATGGTGTGGAAGCTCGATGTTCCTGAACAGGTGATCAAGAACCCTCTGCGTTCCATCAGTGTGCACTCAGACGTGGTTCTTTCCATGTCTTTTAACACAGACGGCAGCAGACTCGCCACCTCTTGTAAGGACAAGAAGATCAGAGTGATTGACCCACGTACTGGCACACTTTTACAG GAGACCAACTGCAAATCACACAAAGCCAGTAAAGTGCTATTTCTTGGAAACCTGAAAATGCTCCTCTCTACGGGCAATTCACGCTGGAACCATCGTCAGATTGCACTCTGGGATCAG GAGGACCTCTCTCAGCCGTGTTATTCCGAGGACTTGGACGGCTCCTCTGGTGTTCTCTTCCCGTTTTATGACCCTGACACACACATGCTTTACATAGCTGGAAAA GGTGACGGAAATATCAGATATTATGAAATCAGCCCAGAGAAGCCATATGTGCACTATTTGACTGAATACCGGTCTCTTCTACCACAGAAGGGAATGG GTGTCATGCCAAAGAGAGGTCTTGATGTGTGTTCCTGTGAAATCTTCAGATTCTACAAGCTAGTGACAATCAAAAGTCTCATAGAACCTCTATCCATGATTGTTCCACGAAGG TCAGAGTCCTATCAAGAGGACATTTACCCCATGACAGCTGGGAACAAGCCTTCTGTGACAGCAGATGAGTGGATCGCTGGTCTTGACAAAG GTCCTGTGATGATGTCTCTGAGGCCTGGAAGTAAACTGGAGTCATATGTGGACCCGGGCTCAGAAAAAGACCCAATAGGCTCGATGGAGGCACAGCATTCTTGTAGTCGGCCAGGACTATCACCCCTGATTCAGGAACGGCTGGATGCCAAAGAAGGGAACACACGTAAACTATCCCCTCCTACCTCGCTTTTCCCATCCACAAATGAAAAGAGCAGCTCTACAACCTACGTCAGCAACGGACAACTAGATTCCACACACTGCTCGCCACCAAAAACAGAGAATGAG CTACGACAAATGTTTTACAAGCAGCAGGAAGAGATCCGAAGGCTGAAGGAGCAGCTTAACCAGAAGGATGTGCGGATAAAACAGTTGGAATTGGAGATCAAAAATGTGAGAAACTCACAAGCCAATCTTTAA
- the coro2aa gene encoding coronin-2A isoform X1: MTITKMTWRPQYRSSKYRHVFGKPATKENCYDGVPITRSVHDNHLCTVNPRFIAVITECAGGGAFLVLSINHTGKVDPHHPKVSGHRGNVLDIKWNPFNDFCIASCSEDTTVKIWDIPEHGVLKNMTLARKELQGHSRRVGLIEWHPTANNIIFSTGYDYQVMVWKLDVPEQVIKNPLRSISVHSDVVLSMSFNTDGSRLATSCKDKKIRVIDPRTGTLLQETNCKSHKASKVLFLGNLKMLLSTGNSRWNHRQIALWDQEDLSQPCYSEDLDGSSGVLFPFYDPDTHMLYIAGKGDGNIRYYEISPEKPYVHYLTEYRSLLPQKGMGVMPKRGLDVCSCEIFRFYKLVTIKSLIEPLSMIVPRRSESYQEDIYPMTAGNKPSVTADEWIAGLDKGPVMMSLRPGSKLESYVDPGSEKDPIGSMEAQHSCSRPGLSPLIQERLDAKEGNTRKLSPPTSLFPSTNEKSSSTTYVSNGQLDSTHCSPPKTENELRQMFYKQQEEIRRLKEQLNQKDVRIKQLELEIKNVRNSQANL; the protein is encoded by the exons ATGACCATCACAAAG ATGACATGGCGTCCTCAGTACCGTAGTTCCAAGTATCGCCATGTGTTTGGAAAGCCGGCCACAAAAGAGAACTGCTATGATGGTGTCCCCATCACCCGGAGTGTTCATGACAATCACCTCTGCACCGTCAACCCTCGCTTTATCGCCGTCATCACTGAATGTGCAGGGGGTGGGGCCTTCCTGGTACTGTCCATCAATCAC ACCGGCAAGGTTGACCCTCATCATCCGAAGGTTTCTGGTCACAGAGGCAATGTACTTGACATCAAATGGAATCCCTTTAATGACTTCTGCATAGCATCTTGTTCAGAGGACACCACA GTAAAGATCTGGGATATCCCTGAACATGGTGTTTTGAAGAACATGACACTGGCTCGGAAGGAGCTGCAGGGTCATTCACGACGTGTCGGACTTATTGAATGGCATCCCACTGCTAACAACATCATTTTCAGTACTGGCTATGACTATCAG GTTATGGTGTGGAAGCTCGATGTTCCTGAACAGGTGATCAAGAACCCTCTGCGTTCCATCAGTGTGCACTCAGACGTGGTTCTTTCCATGTCTTTTAACACAGACGGCAGCAGACTCGCCACCTCTTGTAAGGACAAGAAGATCAGAGTGATTGACCCACGTACTGGCACACTTTTACAG GAGACCAACTGCAAATCACACAAAGCCAGTAAAGTGCTATTTCTTGGAAACCTGAAAATGCTCCTCTCTACGGGCAATTCACGCTGGAACCATCGTCAGATTGCACTCTGGGATCAG GAGGACCTCTCTCAGCCGTGTTATTCCGAGGACTTGGACGGCTCCTCTGGTGTTCTCTTCCCGTTTTATGACCCTGACACACACATGCTTTACATAGCTGGAAAA GGTGACGGAAATATCAGATATTATGAAATCAGCCCAGAGAAGCCATATGTGCACTATTTGACTGAATACCGGTCTCTTCTACCACAGAAGGGAATGG GTGTCATGCCAAAGAGAGGTCTTGATGTGTGTTCCTGTGAAATCTTCAGATTCTACAAGCTAGTGACAATCAAAAGTCTCATAGAACCTCTATCCATGATTGTTCCACGAAGG TCAGAGTCCTATCAAGAGGACATTTACCCCATGACAGCTGGGAACAAGCCTTCTGTGACAGCAGATGAGTGGATCGCTGGTCTTGACAAAG GTCCTGTGATGATGTCTCTGAGGCCTGGAAGTAAACTGGAGTCATATGTGGACCCGGGCTCAGAAAAAGACCCAATAGGCTCGATGGAGGCACAGCATTCTTGTAGTCGGCCAGGACTATCACCCCTGATTCAGGAACGGCTGGATGCCAAAGAAGGGAACACACGTAAACTATCCCCTCCTACCTCGCTTTTCCCATCCACAAATGAAAAGAGCAGCTCTACAACCTACGTCAGCAACGGACAACTAGATTCCACACACTGCTCGCCACCAAAAACAGAGAATGAG CTACGACAAATGTTTTACAAGCAGCAGGAAGAGATCCGAAGGCTGAAGGAGCAGCTTAACCAGAAGGATGTGCGGATAAAACAGTTGGAATTGGAGATCAAAAATGTGAGAAACTCACAAGCCAATCTTTAA